From the genome of Vicia villosa cultivar HV-30 ecotype Madison, WI linkage group LG2, Vvil1.0, whole genome shotgun sequence, one region includes:
- the LOC131651434 gene encoding aspartic proteinase CDR1-like, with protein MWLQCKPCNICYNQTSPIFNPSKSSSYKNIPCSSRTCKSVEDTTCSSDKDTCEYTVDYGHGTKTKGALSMETLTLSSTSASIVSFSKIMIGCGHANTLSYEYKGPSSGVIGFGKGHMSIVKQLGSSIEEKFSYFLIDKYSSKSNITSKLNFGDAAIVTGDDVVSTPMVEIIENHQEDYYNLNLKAFNMGNKRIKYRGFKPKGTNASTQNVVIDTGTPVTMLPRYFCHRLESVVKKVVKLKRFQDDTGTYNLCYNTTSQQSNFPIITVHFSGAYIKLDYKGAFEGLNVLLFAPKKIMD; from the coding sequence ATGTGGCTTCAATGCAAACCTTGTAATATATGTTACAACCAAACCTCTCCTATATTTAATCCTTCAAAATCTTCAAGTTACAAAAATATTCCATGTTCTTCTAGAACATGTAAATCTGTGGAAGATACTACTTGTTCTTCTGATAAAGATACATGTGAATATACTGTTGACTATGGTCATGGAACAAAGACAAAAGGAGCTCTTAGTATGGAGACTCTTACATTGAGTTCTACCTCAGCCTCTATTGTCTCGTTTTCTAAAATTATGATAGGATGTGGACATGCAAATACTTTATCCTATGAGTATAAAGGTCCAAGCTCTGGTGTAATTGGCTTTGGTAAGGGTCATATGTCAATTGTAAAACAATTAGGATCTTCAATTGAAGAAAAATTCTCGTATTTTTTAATTGATAAGTATAGTAGCAAGTCTAATATAACAAGCAAACTCAATTTTGGAGATGCAGCTATTGTTACGGGTGATGACGTTGTTTCAACTCCTATGGTCGAAATAATAGAAAACCACCAAGAAGACTATTACAACCTAAATTTAAAAGCATTTAATATgggaaataaaagaataaaatatagaGGGTTTAAACCTAAAGGAACAAATGCCTCTACGCAAAATGTCGTCATTGACACTGGTACACCTGTAACTATGCTTCCACGTTATTTTTGCCATAGATTGGAATCGGTGGTGAAAAAAGTGGTAAAATTAAAAAGATTTCAAGATGATACTGGTACGTATAACCTTTGTTATAATACCACATCCCAACAATCAAATTTTCCTATAATTACTGTTCATTTTAGTGGCGCATATATAAAGTTGGATTATAAGGGTGCATTTGAGGGATTAAATGTCTTGCTTTTCGCCCCAAAAAAAATTATGGATTAG